A region of Halalkaliarchaeum desulfuricum DNA encodes the following proteins:
- a CDS encoding SLC13 family permease: MATSVAVAWSPLVADIPPVTTEMFVVFGVIGLALVLFLTEPVPIDITAVALIVVLVVLEPFTTISPADGISGFASPATITVLAMFVLSEGIRRTGVVRTIGDRIVNWTGDNPKRQLGAVIGLSGGSAGFINNTPVVAVMIPMVSNIANRTNTSPSSLLMPLSFASMMGGTLTLIGTSTNILASDVYDRLGGAETTPFGMFEFTALGLLVLAVGSVYLFFVSAWLVPERIKPRDDLTEEFQMTEYLTEVVVTEKSPFVGKTVGQCFDEIDIDADLVQLVRGNQAFTEPLARKQVQVDDVLVLRTDRDNLIELIETEGLKLAPDAEVDETQLQVETDDTTAETEQRLVEVVISPDSGIIGETLETLSFRHRYDASVLAIRRGGEIIHARMDERPLRGGDTLLLQASDDTVRRLAGNRAFIVAGDVERPQYREEKTPIAVGIIAAVVFGAAFTGYSILVTALAGMVAMVITGCLKPNEVYDAVDWNVIFLLAGVIPLGIAMERTGGAEWLAAVTLSTAGGYEPIVLLGVFYLVTAALTNLISNNASVVLMIPVAFDAAAAIGANVFSFVLAVTFAASTAFMTPVGYQTNLMVYGPGGYRFSDFVRVGGPLQLLLAVVTTLGIAAIWGVCPPGGCTVP; the protein is encoded by the coding sequence TTGGCGACGTCCGTCGCCGTAGCGTGGAGTCCACTCGTCGCCGACATTCCGCCGGTGACGACGGAGATGTTCGTCGTCTTCGGCGTGATCGGGCTCGCACTCGTGCTGTTTCTCACGGAGCCGGTGCCGATCGACATCACCGCGGTTGCGCTCATCGTCGTGCTTGTCGTGCTGGAGCCGTTCACGACGATCAGCCCCGCAGACGGCATCTCCGGGTTCGCCTCGCCGGCGACGATCACCGTGCTGGCGATGTTCGTGTTGAGCGAGGGGATCCGACGCACCGGGGTGGTTCGAACGATCGGCGACCGGATCGTCAACTGGACCGGGGACAATCCCAAACGCCAACTGGGGGCGGTGATCGGGCTCTCAGGAGGCTCGGCCGGGTTCATCAACAACACGCCGGTGGTGGCGGTGATGATCCCGATGGTGTCGAACATCGCCAATCGGACGAATACCTCCCCATCGTCGCTTCTCATGCCGCTTTCGTTCGCGTCGATGATGGGCGGGACGCTGACGTTGATCGGAACCTCGACCAACATCCTCGCCTCGGACGTGTACGACCGGCTCGGGGGAGCCGAAACGACGCCGTTCGGGATGTTCGAGTTTACCGCGCTCGGGCTGTTGGTGCTTGCAGTGGGCAGCGTCTACCTGTTTTTCGTGAGTGCGTGGCTCGTTCCCGAACGGATCAAACCCCGGGATGACCTCACCGAAGAGTTCCAGATGACCGAGTACCTCACTGAAGTGGTCGTCACCGAAAAGTCGCCGTTCGTCGGAAAAACCGTTGGGCAGTGCTTCGACGAGATCGACATCGACGCCGACCTGGTGCAGTTAGTTCGTGGGAACCAAGCGTTCACCGAACCGCTGGCGCGAAAGCAGGTCCAGGTCGACGACGTGCTCGTGCTCCGGACGGACCGTGACAACCTCATCGAACTCATCGAGACGGAAGGGCTGAAACTGGCACCCGACGCCGAGGTCGACGAGACGCAGCTACAGGTCGAGACAGACGACACGACCGCCGAAACCGAACAGCGCCTCGTGGAAGTCGTCATCTCCCCCGACAGCGGGATCATCGGCGAGACACTGGAGACGCTGAGTTTCCGGCACAGATACGACGCGTCGGTACTTGCGATCCGACGCGGCGGCGAGATCATCCACGCCCGGATGGACGAACGCCCGCTTCGCGGCGGCGACACGCTGTTGCTCCAGGCGAGCGACGACACGGTGCGACGCCTCGCGGGCAACCGGGCGTTTATTGTCGCCGGTGACGTCGAACGTCCCCAGTACAGGGAGGAGAAGACGCCGATCGCCGTCGGAATCATCGCGGCGGTGGTGTTCGGGGCGGCATTTACGGGCTATTCGATTCTGGTGACCGCCCTCGCCGGAATGGTCGCAATGGTAATCACCGGCTGTCTGAAGCCCAACGAGGTGTACGACGCGGTCGACTGGAACGTGATCTTCCTGCTCGCGGGGGTGATTCCGCTGGGCATTGCGATGGAGCGAACAGGCGGTGCGGAGTGGCTCGCGGCGGTAACGCTGTCGACGGCAGGGGGGTACGAGCCGATCGTCCTGCTCGGCGTGTTCTATCTCGTCACCGCAGCATTGACGAACCTCATCAGCAACAACGCGAGCGTCGTGTTGATGATCCCGGTGGCGTTCGACGCCGCGGCGGCGATCGGGGCGAACGTGTTTTCGTTCGTGCTGGCGGTGACGTTCGCGGCCTCGACGGCGTTCATGACACCGGTCGGCTACCAGACGAATTTGATGGTGTATGGCCCCGGAGGGTACCGGTTCTCGGACTTCGTTCGGGTCGGTGGACCGTTGCAGTTGTTGCTCGCGGTGGTGACAACGCTCGGGATCGCAGCGATCTGGGGTGTGTGTCCGCCCGGCGGCTGTACGGTTCCGTGA